Proteins co-encoded in one Bacillus paramycoides genomic window:
- a CDS encoding acetylornithine transaminase, which yields MTSHLFQTYGRRKIEFVKGKGTKVIDNNSKQYLDFTSGIGVCNLGHCHLTVMKAVQEQLHEIWHISNLFTNSLQEEVASLLTENIALDYVFFCNSGAEANEAALKLARKHTEKSLVVTCKQSFHGRTFGTMSATGQNKVKEGFGPLLPSFLHIPFNDIKALKEVMNEEVAAVMVEVVQGEGGVVPANLAFLKEIETLCKKSGSLFIIDEVQTGIGRTGTLFAYEQMGIHPHIITTAKALGNGIPVGAMIGRKELGTSFPAGSHGSTFGGNYIAMAAAKEVLQITKKPLFLKEVKEKGEYVLQKLQEELRHVECIQNIRGKGLMIGIECTHEVSSFIEQLEKEGLLVLQAGPTVIRLLPPLIVTNEELEQAVYMIKKVVCTKNVSII from the coding sequence ATGACAAGTCATCTTTTTCAAACGTATGGGAGAAGAAAGATTGAGTTTGTAAAGGGAAAGGGAACGAAAGTCATTGATAATAACAGTAAGCAATATTTAGATTTCACATCAGGAATCGGTGTATGTAATTTAGGACATTGTCATCTTACTGTTATGAAAGCTGTACAAGAGCAACTGCATGAAATATGGCATATATCTAACCTGTTTACAAACAGCTTACAAGAAGAAGTCGCGTCATTATTAACAGAAAATATTGCATTAGATTATGTGTTCTTCTGTAATAGCGGGGCAGAGGCCAATGAAGCAGCTTTGAAGTTAGCCCGTAAGCATACTGAAAAGTCTCTCGTCGTAACATGCAAGCAGTCTTTTCACGGTAGAACATTCGGAACGATGAGTGCGACGGGGCAAAATAAAGTGAAAGAAGGATTTGGTCCATTACTTCCATCTTTTTTACATATTCCTTTTAATGATATTAAGGCATTGAAAGAGGTAATGAATGAAGAAGTTGCGGCAGTAATGGTAGAAGTTGTTCAAGGTGAGGGAGGAGTAGTACCTGCTAATCTAGCCTTTTTGAAAGAGATTGAAACATTATGTAAGAAGTCCGGTTCCCTATTTATTATAGATGAAGTACAAACTGGAATTGGAAGAACTGGGACATTATTTGCTTACGAACAAATGGGAATACATCCTCATATCATTACTACCGCTAAGGCGCTTGGAAATGGTATTCCAGTTGGAGCAATGATTGGCCGGAAAGAACTTGGAACATCGTTTCCTGCAGGATCACACGGTTCAACGTTTGGTGGAAATTATATTGCAATGGCTGCAGCGAAAGAAGTATTGCAAATAACTAAGAAACCATTGTTTTTAAAAGAAGTAAAGGAAAAGGGCGAGTACGTATTACAGAAGTTGCAAGAGGAATTACGACATGTCGAATGTATTCAAAATATACGTGGTAAGGGGCTTATGATTGGAATTGAGTGTACGCATGAGGTTTCAAGTTTTATAGAACAACTAGAGAAAGAAGGGCTTCTCGTATTACAAGCAGGACCTACTGTTATAAGACTATTACCACCACTTATTGTGACGAATGAAGAGTTAGAACAGGCAGTATATATGATAAAAAAAGTAGTTTGTACAAAAAACGTATCAATTATATAA
- the argB gene encoding acetylglutamate kinase codes for MSDYIVVKCGGSMLNQLNDVFFDCIKKLQQKYKVVIVHGGGPEIDAQLKDCNIKVEKRDGLRVTPKEVMDIVQMVLCGSTNKNFVMKLQRHNLLAVGCSGCDGKLLQVQPVSEEIGYVGEVSYVETDLLKGLINMNYIPVIAPVGINDNEIYNINADTAAAGIAAALSAKELIFITDVDGVLHEGKLVKKADEFEIVNFIENGVITGGMIPKVQAALVSLKMGVQKVSIVNGTKDFTEITGECIGTTVTRGVSIA; via the coding sequence ATGAGCGATTATATTGTAGTGAAATGCGGCGGTAGTATGTTGAATCAATTAAATGATGTGTTTTTTGATTGCATAAAGAAATTGCAACAGAAGTATAAAGTAGTAATTGTCCATGGCGGTGGCCCAGAAATTGATGCCCAATTAAAAGATTGTAACATCAAAGTAGAAAAAAGAGATGGATTACGAGTAACACCAAAAGAAGTTATGGATATTGTTCAAATGGTGCTATGCGGAAGTACGAATAAAAATTTTGTAATGAAGTTGCAAAGGCATAATTTACTTGCGGTAGGTTGCTCAGGGTGTGATGGCAAGTTACTTCAAGTTCAACCTGTCAGTGAGGAGATAGGGTATGTGGGAGAAGTAAGTTATGTCGAAACGGACTTACTAAAAGGATTAATAAATATGAATTATATTCCTGTTATTGCTCCGGTCGGCATAAATGATAATGAGATTTATAACATAAATGCAGATACCGCCGCAGCTGGAATTGCGGCCGCATTATCTGCAAAAGAACTCATTTTTATTACAGATGTAGATGGGGTATTACATGAAGGGAAGTTAGTAAAGAAAGCCGACGAATTTGAGATTGTTAATTTTATAGAAAACGGTGTTATTACCGGTGGGATGATTCCGAAAGTACAGGCAGCACTAGTATCGTTAAAAATGGGAGTGCAAAAGGTTAGTATCGTAAATGGGACGAAGGATTTTACTGAGATTACAGGTGAGTGTATCGGAACGACGGTAACGAGGGGCGTGAGTATTGCATGA
- the argJ gene encoding bifunctional glutamate N-acetyltransferase/amino-acid acetyltransferase ArgJ produces MIKVESITKLDNGSIVTPKGFSAVGTANGLKKDKKDLGVIICEVPASCAAVYTTNQIQAAPLQVTKESIAAEGKLQAIIVNSGNANACTGTKGLQDAYEMRALGAEHFGVKENYVAVASTGVIGVPLPMDIIRKGIATLIPMKEESEAHSFSEAILTTDLITKETCYEMMIDGKKVTIAGVAKGSGMIHPNMATMLSFITTDAHIEHDVLQTALSQITNHTFNQITVDGDTSTNDMVIVMASGLSETKPINMEHVDWETFVFALQKVCEDLAKKIAQDGEGATKLIEVNVLGARTNEEAKKIAKQIVGSSLVKTAIHGEDPNWGRIISSIGQSEVAINPNTIDITLQSIAVLKNSEPQMFSEEEMKMKLKEHEIMIDVYLHLGEETGLAWGCDLSYEYVKINACYRT; encoded by the coding sequence ATGATTAAAGTAGAGTCTATTACAAAATTAGATAATGGTTCAATTGTAACGCCAAAAGGTTTTTCGGCAGTCGGTACTGCAAATGGTTTGAAAAAAGACAAAAAGGATTTAGGTGTAATCATTTGTGAAGTGCCAGCATCATGTGCCGCCGTTTATACAACGAATCAAATACAAGCAGCTCCCTTGCAAGTAACGAAAGAAAGTATAGCGGCTGAAGGGAAATTACAAGCTATTATCGTCAATAGTGGAAATGCAAATGCTTGTACAGGAACGAAAGGGTTACAAGATGCTTACGAGATGCGTGCATTAGGAGCGGAACATTTTGGGGTGAAAGAAAATTACGTTGCAGTTGCTTCAACAGGTGTAATTGGTGTCCCTTTACCGATGGATATCATCCGAAAGGGAATTGCAACTCTTATCCCGATGAAGGAAGAAAGTGAAGCTCATTCTTTTTCTGAAGCAATCTTAACGACGGATCTTATAACGAAAGAAACTTGCTATGAGATGATGATTGATGGGAAGAAAGTGACGATTGCTGGTGTTGCGAAAGGTTCAGGGATGATTCATCCAAATATGGCGACGATGCTAAGTTTTATTACGACAGACGCCCATATAGAGCATGACGTATTACAAACAGCATTATCACAAATCACGAATCATACATTCAATCAAATTACGGTAGATGGAGATACTTCTACGAATGATATGGTCATCGTTATGGCAAGTGGATTATCAGAAACGAAACCAATCAATATGGAACATGTAGATTGGGAAACTTTCGTATTTGCTTTACAGAAGGTATGTGAAGATTTAGCGAAAAAAATCGCACAAGATGGTGAGGGCGCTACGAAGTTAATAGAAGTAAATGTGTTAGGAGCTCGAACGAATGAAGAGGCAAAGAAAATTGCAAAGCAAATAGTCGGTTCGAGCCTTGTGAAAACAGCAATACATGGTGAAGATCCAAACTGGGGGCGAATTATTAGCAGTATTGGACAAAGTGAAGTCGCGATTAACCCAAATACAATTGATATTACTCTTCAATCTATTGCGGTGCTGAAAAATAGTGAACCTCAAATGTTTTCTGAAGAGGAAATGAAAATGAAATTAAAAGAACATGAAATTATGATTGATGTGTATTTACATTTAGGAGAAGAGACAGGATTAGCTTGGGGCTGTGACTTAAGCTATGAATATGTGAAAATAAACGCTTGTTATCGTACATAA
- the argC gene encoding N-acetyl-gamma-glutamyl-phosphate reductase: protein MKVAIIGATGYGGIELIRLLEQHPYFSIASLHSFSQVGECITNVYPHFQNVLVHTLQEIDAEEIVKEAEIVFLATPAGVSAELTPKLLAVGLKVIDLSGDFRMKDPFIYERWYKRTAAKEAVLSKAVYGLSEWKRSEIQNADLIANPGCFATAALLAVLPLVRNGIIEEDSIIIDAKSGVSGAGKTPTTMTHFPELYDNLRIYKVNEHQHVPEIEQMLAEWNRETKPITFSTHLIPISRGIMVTLYAKVKREMEIEQLQKLYEETYEQSPFIRIRTQGEFPSPKEVRGSNYCDMGIACDERTGRVTVVSVIDNMMKGAAGQAIQNANIVAGLEETTGLQHMPLYL from the coding sequence ATGAAAGTCGCGATTATTGGAGCAACTGGGTATGGAGGTATTGAGTTAATTCGGTTATTAGAGCAACATCCATATTTTTCGATAGCATCTCTTCATTCTTTTTCGCAAGTTGGTGAGTGTATAACAAATGTATATCCGCATTTTCAAAATGTTCTTGTTCATACGTTACAAGAAATTGATGCGGAGGAAATAGTGAAAGAAGCAGAAATTGTATTTTTGGCAACCCCAGCAGGAGTATCAGCAGAGCTAACTCCAAAATTATTAGCAGTAGGTTTAAAAGTAATTGACCTATCTGGAGACTTTCGTATGAAAGACCCTTTTATATATGAACGGTGGTACAAAAGGACAGCTGCAAAAGAAGCAGTTCTTAGTAAAGCTGTATATGGGTTAAGTGAATGGAAAAGGTCCGAGATTCAAAATGCAGATTTAATTGCAAACCCAGGATGCTTTGCTACAGCTGCATTATTAGCGGTATTGCCATTAGTCCGTAACGGCATAATTGAAGAGGATTCCATAATTATTGATGCGAAATCAGGAGTATCTGGAGCAGGCAAAACGCCAACGACAATGACTCACTTTCCTGAGTTATACGATAACCTGCGTATTTATAAAGTAAATGAGCATCAACACGTTCCTGAGATCGAGCAAATGCTCGCGGAGTGGAATAGGGAAACGAAGCCAATCACGTTTAGTACACATTTAATACCGATATCACGGGGGATTATGGTTACACTTTATGCGAAAGTAAAACGAGAAATGGAAATAGAACAACTTCAAAAATTATATGAAGAAACGTATGAGCAATCTCCTTTCATTCGAATTCGTACGCAAGGAGAGTTTCCAAGTCCGAAAGAAGTGAGGGGCTCAAATTATTGTGATATGGGGATAGCCTGCGATGAAAGAACCGGAAGAGTGACAGTCGTTTCTGTTATAGACAATATGATGAAAGGTGCGGCTGGGCAAGCGATTCAAAATGCAAATATAGTAGCGGGACTAGAAGAAACAACAGGTTTACAACATATGCCGCTTTATTTATAA
- a CDS encoding YqzH family protein: protein MNEKLIDKMIIKSFQQYQCNPMSNEDQEMLIKHIQTIIHSNTEIDVYEAVEDIVYDYVTGK from the coding sequence ATGAATGAGAAATTAATTGACAAAATGATTATAAAAAGTTTTCAGCAATATCAATGTAATCCTATGTCAAATGAGGATCAGGAAATGCTTATTAAACATATTCAAACGATAATTCATTCAAATACTGAAATTGATGTATACGAGGCAGTTGAGGATATCGTTTACGATTATGTAACTGGAAAATAA
- a CDS encoding SDR family NAD(P)-dependent oxidoreductase, translated as MTGRLHNEVIVITGASSGIGEQVAMQVAEQGATPVLMARTEEKLKALAEKIKETYNTPCYYYVLDVSEETEVQSVFSKVLQEVGRIDILVNNAGFGIFKTFEDASMDEVKDMFQVNVFGLVACTKAVLPYMVKRNEGHIINIASLAGKIATPKSSAYAATKHAVLGFTNSLRMELSSTNIFVTAINPGPIDTNFFEIADQSGTYVKNMGRYMLKPTYVAGQIVKSMQTKKREVNLPKWMGIGPKLYALFPGLFERIAGKSLSKK; from the coding sequence ATGACGGGACGTTTACACAATGAGGTAATCGTCATTACAGGTGCTTCTAGTGGAATTGGAGAGCAAGTTGCAATGCAAGTTGCAGAACAAGGGGCAACTCCAGTATTAATGGCTAGAACAGAAGAGAAATTAAAAGCATTAGCAGAAAAAATTAAAGAAACTTATAATACGCCTTGCTACTATTATGTATTAGATGTAAGTGAAGAGACGGAAGTACAATCTGTTTTTTCAAAGGTATTACAAGAAGTGGGACGTATTGATATATTAGTAAACAATGCGGGATTTGGTATTTTTAAAACGTTTGAAGATGCGTCAATGGATGAAGTGAAAGATATGTTCCAAGTAAATGTATTTGGATTAGTAGCCTGTACGAAAGCAGTACTACCTTACATGGTGAAAAGAAACGAAGGGCACATTATTAATATTGCTTCGCTTGCTGGGAAAATTGCAACTCCGAAATCGAGTGCGTATGCAGCGACGAAACATGCAGTATTAGGATTTACGAATAGTTTACGCATGGAGTTATCTAGTACAAATATTTTCGTAACAGCAATTAATCCAGGTCCAATCGATACGAACTTTTTTGAAATAGCTGATCAATCCGGTACATATGTGAAAAATATGGGACGATACATGTTAAAACCAACATATGTAGCAGGGCAAATCGTAAAATCGATGCAAACGAAAAAGCGTGAAGTAAACTTACCGAAGTGGATGGGCATTGGTCCGAAGCTGTATGCTCTATTCCCAGGTTTATTTGAGCGTATTGCAGGCAAATCATTAAGTAAAAAATAG
- a CDS encoding MBL fold metallo-hydrolase, which yields MKAIHRMEIPVPFAVETVNVFLVEGETLTLIDTGTNTEEARNALESQLGTLGYMIEDIETVVITHHHADHCGLLNIFSEKTNIIGHPWNEPWITQNPEFLKRYHEFFRETALQFGVPAAFLKDEALLTTRTLKYSCNRSLTHTVREGDRIDSMPGFTVIETPGHASTHISLYRESDGILIGGDALISHISSNPILEPPYEGQTERARPLLQYNQTLKRLSEMNISRILSGHGEDVLNVKQLIETRLQKQETRAFKVLELLKEKPMTAFEVCVKLFPVLYKEQLPLTISETVGQLDFLAYNQQVMIDESSQQLIYYAK from the coding sequence ATGAAGGCGATTCACCGAATGGAGATTCCTGTGCCATTTGCAGTTGAAACTGTGAATGTGTTTTTAGTTGAGGGGGAGACATTAACATTAATTGATACAGGGACTAATACAGAAGAGGCAAGAAATGCGTTAGAAAGTCAATTAGGTACATTAGGATATATGATAGAAGATATTGAAACAGTAGTCATTACGCACCATCATGCGGATCATTGTGGGCTTTTAAATATATTTTCTGAGAAGACGAACATTATTGGACACCCTTGGAATGAGCCTTGGATCACGCAAAATCCAGAATTTTTAAAGCGATACCATGAGTTTTTTAGAGAGACGGCTTTACAATTTGGTGTTCCAGCAGCATTTTTGAAAGACGAGGCGTTATTGACGACAAGGACACTGAAATATTCTTGTAATAGATCGTTAACGCATACTGTGAGAGAGGGAGATCGTATTGATTCAATGCCTGGTTTTACAGTGATTGAAACACCAGGTCATGCTTCCACTCATATTTCATTATATAGAGAATCTGATGGAATATTAATTGGTGGGGATGCTCTCATTAGTCATATTTCTTCGAATCCAATATTAGAACCACCATATGAAGGACAAACAGAAAGGGCACGCCCATTATTGCAATATAATCAAACGTTAAAGCGTTTAAGTGAAATGAATATTTCGCGCATTTTATCAGGACATGGAGAAGATGTTCTAAATGTGAAACAACTTATTGAAACGAGATTACAAAAGCAAGAAACACGTGCGTTTAAAGTGCTTGAGTTATTAAAGGAAAAACCAATGACAGCATTTGAAGTATGTGTAAAACTATTTCCAGTATTATATAAGGAGCAATTGCCACTTACTATTTCAGAAACGGTTGGACAATTAGACTTTTTAGCATATAATCAACAAGTGATGATTGATGAATCTTCGCAACAATTGATTTATTATGCAAAGTAG
- the proI gene encoding pyrroline-5-carboxylate reductase ProI, whose translation MSIQNISFLGAGSIAEAIIGGLLHANVVKGEQITVSNRSNETRLQELHNKYGVKGTHNKKELLTNTNILFLAMKPKDVAEALTPFKEDIHNNLLIISLLAGVSTHSIRNLLQKDVPIIRAMPNTSAAILKSATAISPSKHATAEHIQTAIALFETIGLVSVVEEEDMHAVTALSGSGPAYIYYVVEAMEEAAKKIGLKEDVAKSLILQTMIGAAEMLKASEKHPSILRKEITSPGGTTEAGIEVLQEHQFQQALISCITQATQRSHNLGKTLEQLTKEK comes from the coding sequence ATGTCTATTCAAAACATTTCCTTTCTCGGTGCGGGCTCTATTGCTGAAGCGATTATTGGTGGCTTGTTACATGCAAATGTTGTGAAAGGCGAACAAATTACTGTAAGCAATCGTTCTAACGAGACAAGATTACAGGAACTACATAACAAATACGGTGTCAAAGGTACACATAATAAAAAAGAACTACTTACTAATACAAATATTCTTTTTCTAGCAATGAAGCCAAAAGATGTTGCAGAAGCCCTTACCCCTTTTAAAGAAGACATACATAATAACCTGCTTATTATTTCGTTATTAGCAGGTGTTTCTACTCATTCAATTAGAAATCTACTTCAAAAGGACGTTCCGATTATTCGTGCAATGCCAAATACATCTGCAGCTATTTTAAAATCAGCTACTGCTATCTCACCTTCAAAACATGCAACAGCGGAACATATTCAAACTGCGATAGCTTTATTTGAAACGATCGGTCTCGTCTCTGTTGTAGAGGAAGAAGATATGCATGCTGTCACTGCATTATCCGGAAGTGGGCCTGCTTATATTTATTACGTAGTAGAAGCGATGGAAGAAGCTGCAAAAAAAATCGGTTTAAAAGAAGATGTTGCAAAGTCACTTATTCTTCAAACGATGATTGGTGCTGCTGAAATGCTAAAAGCAAGTGAAAAACACCCATCTATTTTGCGAAAGGAAATTACCTCTCCTGGTGGAACGACCGAAGCGGGCATTGAAGTATTACAAGAACACCAATTTCAACAAGCGCTTATTTCTTGTATTACACAGGCTACACAACGATCACATAATCTTGGGAAAACGTTAGAACAACTAACAAAAGAAAAATAA
- the sdaAA gene encoding L-serine ammonia-lyase, iron-sulfur-dependent, subunit alpha, translating to MFRNAAELVAQAKEQNVKIAEIMIQCEMETRSISREEVIAGMEKNLVVMEQAVERGIRGVKSPTGLTGGDAVKVQAYMKSGKGLSGDTILDAVSKAVATNEVNAAMGIICATPTAGSAGTVPGVLFALREKLQPTREEMIEFLFTAGAFGMVVANNACISGAAGGCQAEVGSASGMAAAAAVEMAGGTQEQAATAMAISLKNMLGLVCDPVAGLVEVPCVKRNAAGAANAMISADLALAGVTSTIPCDEVIEAMFRIGQTMPVALRETAEGGLAATPTGRRLQEEIFGKTNN from the coding sequence ATGTTTCGGAACGCAGCGGAACTAGTGGCGCAAGCTAAAGAACAAAATGTAAAAATCGCAGAAATTATGATTCAATGTGAAATGGAAACAAGAAGTATTTCACGTGAAGAAGTAATTGCTGGTATGGAAAAGAACTTAGTCGTGATGGAGCAAGCAGTAGAACGTGGTATTCGCGGTGTGAAATCACCAACTGGTTTAACTGGTGGAGATGCTGTAAAAGTCCAGGCGTATATGAAGAGTGGAAAAGGCTTATCTGGAGATACGATTTTGGACGCAGTGAGTAAAGCTGTTGCAACAAATGAAGTAAACGCAGCGATGGGAATTATTTGTGCAACACCAACAGCAGGGTCTGCTGGAACAGTGCCAGGTGTACTATTTGCACTAAGAGAAAAATTGCAGCCTACACGTGAAGAAATGATTGAATTCTTATTTACAGCGGGAGCTTTCGGTATGGTTGTTGCCAATAACGCTTGTATTTCTGGTGCAGCGGGAGGATGCCAAGCTGAAGTTGGTTCAGCAAGTGGAATGGCAGCTGCAGCTGCAGTTGAAATGGCTGGTGGAACACAAGAGCAAGCAGCTACAGCGATGGCAATTTCATTAAAGAACATGCTTGGTTTAGTATGCGATCCTGTTGCAGGACTTGTAGAAGTACCTTGCGTAAAACGTAATGCAGCAGGAGCTGCAAATGCGATGATTTCAGCTGATTTAGCATTAGCTGGTGTAACGAGTACCATTCCATGTGATGAAGTAATTGAGGCGATGTTTAGAATCGGACAAACGATGCCAGTAGCACTTCGTGAAACAGCTGAAGGGGGACTTGCAGCAACACCGACTGGTCGCCGTCTGCAAGAAGAGATTTTTGGGAAGACAAATAACTAA
- the sdaAB gene encoding L-serine ammonia-lyase, iron-sulfur-dependent subunit beta, translated as MKYRSVFDIIGPVMIGPSSSHTAGAARMGQVARQLFRHEPERVSISLYGSFAKTYRGHGTDVALIGGILGFETDDLRIPEALDIAKEREIEVEFIEEDANAPHPNTARIRLYKGEEEIEVVACSIGGGKIEVVELNGFDLQLSGTSPALLIVNNDRFGAIAAVASILAKHEINISTMSVSRKEKGRRALMVIETDEILADEVIEEIKAQQNICQVTIME; from the coding sequence ATGAAGTATCGCTCAGTATTTGATATTATTGGTCCAGTTATGATTGGTCCATCAAGTTCACATACAGCAGGCGCAGCAAGAATGGGGCAAGTTGCTCGCCAGCTGTTTCGTCATGAACCAGAAAGAGTAAGCATTTCATTATATGGATCATTTGCAAAGACGTATCGTGGGCATGGTACAGATGTAGCGCTAATAGGTGGGATATTAGGGTTTGAAACAGATGATTTACGTATTCCAGAGGCGCTAGACATAGCAAAAGAGCGCGAAATTGAAGTGGAATTCATTGAAGAAGATGCAAATGCACCTCACCCAAATACAGCGAGAATTCGTTTGTATAAAGGTGAAGAAGAAATTGAAGTTGTTGCTTGCTCAATTGGTGGCGGTAAAATTGAAGTTGTAGAATTAAACGGATTCGATCTTCAATTATCAGGCACGAGTCCAGCACTACTTATTGTAAATAACGATCGCTTCGGTGCTATTGCAGCAGTAGCTTCAATCCTTGCGAAACACGAGATTAACATTAGTACAATGAGTGTTTCTCGTAAAGAAAAAGGAAGAAGAGCGCTTATGGTCATCGAAACAGATGAAATATTAGCAGATGAAGTGATTGAAGAAATAAAAGCGCAACAAAATATTTGTCAAGTAACTATTATGGAATAA
- the rnz gene encoding ribonuclease Z: MEFVFLGTGAGVPSKGRNVSAIALQLLEERGQTWLFDCGEATQHQILHTSVRPRRIEKIFITHLHGDHIFGLPGLLGSRSFQGGNTPLTVYGPKGIKQFIEVALSVSTTHVKYPLEIVEITEEGTVFEDNEFHVETKRLSHGIECFGYRIIEKDIQGALLVDKLLEMGVKPGPLFKRLKDGEVVELENGTILNGKDFIGPPQKGRIITILGDTRYCEASRELAQDADVLIHEATFAAEDEQQAYDYFHSTSKQAASIALQANAKRLILTHISSRYQGDTYKELLKEARELFSNTEIATDLKSFPVER, from the coding sequence GTGGAATTTGTATTTTTAGGAACTGGTGCAGGTGTTCCTTCGAAAGGAAGGAATGTTTCAGCAATTGCTTTGCAATTGTTAGAAGAACGAGGACAGACTTGGTTATTTGATTGTGGCGAGGCGACGCAACATCAAATATTACATACATCAGTACGTCCACGCCGCATTGAAAAAATATTTATTACGCATTTACATGGTGATCATATTTTTGGATTGCCCGGTTTATTAGGAAGCCGTTCGTTTCAAGGAGGGAATACACCTTTAACCGTGTATGGACCAAAAGGAATTAAACAATTTATTGAAGTGGCATTATCAGTAAGTACGACACATGTAAAATACCCACTTGAAATTGTTGAGATAACAGAAGAAGGTACTGTGTTTGAGGATAATGAATTTCATGTGGAAACGAAAAGATTGTCACATGGTATTGAATGCTTTGGATATCGTATTATAGAGAAAGATATACAAGGCGCCCTTTTAGTCGATAAATTGCTGGAGATGGGTGTGAAACCAGGTCCACTCTTTAAACGTTTAAAAGATGGAGAAGTAGTTGAATTAGAAAATGGTACGATACTAAATGGAAAAGATTTTATCGGTCCACCTCAAAAGGGAAGAATTATTACCATTTTAGGTGATACAAGATATTGTGAAGCGAGTAGAGAGCTGGCGCAAGACGCTGATGTACTTATTCATGAAGCAACTTTCGCAGCAGAAGATGAACAACAAGCGTATGATTATTTTCACTCCACATCTAAACAAGCTGCGAGTATTGCGCTTCAGGCAAATGCAAAACGATTAATATTGACTCATATTAGTTCTCGTTACCAAGGTGATACGTATAAGGAATTATTGAAAGAGGCAAGGGAACTATTTTCTAATACAGAAATAGCTACGGATTTAAAATCATTTCCAGTAGAAAGATAA
- a CDS encoding DUF3932 family protein, with product MKEAFRLQTDFSSSFDRWVSSFVSDHPAQLEWTTLKELIHEYTTTHTNDSLPTYISSALTYYAQRVSTTNSSEIVIFENHTIS from the coding sequence ATGAAAGAAGCATTTCGTTTACAAACTGATTTTTCATCTTCATTTGATCGCTGGGTAAGTTCTTTCGTGTCTGATCACCCAGCACAATTAGAATGGACGACTTTGAAAGAATTAATCCATGAATATACAACAACACACACAAATGATTCGTTACCAACATATATTTCTTCAGCTTTAACCTATTACGCACAACGCGTTTCAACAACAAATAGTTCAGAAATTGTTATTTTTGAAAATCATACAATCTCTTAA